In Tubulanus polymorphus chromosome 2, tnTubPoly1.2, whole genome shotgun sequence, a single window of DNA contains:
- the LOC141898643 gene encoding putative RNA-binding protein 19 codes for MSRIIVKNLPKDVKDEKIRSIFSAKGTITDLSLKYTKQGVFRKFCFIGYSNEDEARNAMKCFNNSFIDTSKLQVELCSDFNNPNKPRAWSKHSKGSSAYERFMKTKEKKTAEELKLERKKLKKEKKLKKLEEREEKFGSLLGTLKDDPEFKEFLEVHKNRSTKTAWGDDVATVSQNETKTKPKQTADDDSSDEEEDDDSNSDENEEEDNSGETKTIDEVPAIVKDDKTKSVAMKKGISDLDYLKSKKKTNVILNESSSSSESDSSDDEDEDSKNKNDEKNSSLQSKEEGKIAAEEKPKFVIKMRELPLTIKEGQIRDFFKPLNVLAVRIARNAAKRVIGVAYVDFVTEKEQDQAARRNKNFLDGKKVHVKKMLSGTPEEEEELLVEDEPRPWEIKAQQKQMEEQDKEMESIGETGRLYLRNLAYDACTEEILEETFSKYGPVTDIHLPIDKFTKKIKGFAFITFMMLEHAVKAFTELDGTIFQGRMLHILPGQEKVDHNEKESGPESFKKKREKEKKAKAMSSHNWNTLFLGANAVADVMAEKYGKAKSDILTSDGKQSLGVRMALGETQVVAETRQFLIENGVQLDAFSQIASARSKTVILVKNLPAGTKHESIRDLFSKHGELGRVLIPPSGVTAIVEFLEPTEAKTAFRRLAYTKFEHVPLYLEWAPIEVFKTASNTTDENMDSKTTDSVENTKTTEDSEKTMDDEEDSEIEPDSTVFVKGLNFDTTDETLKEAFSQCGRIHSASVAKKKDMKNPGQFLSMGYGFVTFTRKDDAQKALKELQRTKIDDFTVELKLSQRATGVVESHRKKQKIKKQVSTKILVRNVPFEAKENEIRELFKVFGELKSVRLPTKLSGTGSHRGFGFVDYLTKQDAKRAFEALCHSTHLFGRRLVLEWAESEDSVDQIRKRTTDHYHEGEPVKKLKKSNLLSGLKSGSGSVD; via the exons ATGTCACgaattattgtaaaaaatctCCCCAAAGAT GTGAAAGATGAGAAAATAAGGAGTATATTTTCTGCCAAAGGGACTATCACTGATTTGTCcctgaaatatacaaaacaGGGCGTTTTCcgaaaattctgttttatcGGGTATTCCAATGAAGATGAAGCTCGAAATGCTATGAAATGTTTCAACAACTCATTTATTGACACCTCAAAATTACAG gtgGAGCTCTGTTCAGATTTTAATAATCCGAACAAACCTCGCGCCTGGAGTAAACATTCGAAAGGAAGTTCCGCTTATGAACGATTCATGAAAACGAAAGAAAAGAAGACGGCAGAAGAATTGAAACTCGAaaggaagaaattgaaaaag gaaaagaaattgaagaaattagAAGAACGAGAAGAAAAATTTGGTAGTCTTTTAGGAACA CTGAAAGATGATCCCGAATTTAAAGAATTCCTTGAAGTTCATAAGAATCGAAGCACAAAAACTGCGTGGGGAGATGACGTGGCTACTGTCAGTCAGAacgaaactaaaactaaaccGAAACAAACCGCTGATGATGACAGTAGTGACGAGGAGGAGGATGATGACAGTAATAGTGATGAAAATGAGGAGGAAGACAATTCTGGGGAAACTAAAACCATCGATGAAG TTCCAGCGATTGTGAAAGATGACAAAACTAAATCAGTTGCTATGAAGAAAGGAATTTCAGATCTTGAT TATCTCAAGTCAAAAAAGAAGACAAATGTCATTCTAAATGAGTCGTCATCGTCCTCAGAGTCTGATAGTagtgatgatgaagatgaagatAGTAAAAATAAGAATGATGAAAAGAATTCATCACTTCAGTCGAAG GAGGAAGGAAAAATTGCTGCAGAAGAAAAACCTAAATTTGTCATCAAAATGAGAGAATTGCCACTTACTATAAAAGAG GGCCAAATAcgtgatttttttaaaccttTGAATGTATTGGCCGTTAGAATTGCTCGTAATGCTGCTAAACGAGTTATAG GTGTTGCGTACGTTGATTTTGTAACTGAAAAGGAACAGGACCAGGCCGCCAGGCGGAATAAAAACTTTCTAG atGGTAAAAAGGTTCACGTGAAGAAGATGCTGAGTGGAACTCctgaagaagaagaagaactgTTAGTCGAAGACGAACCTCGACCTTGGGAAATAAAAGCTCAACAGAAACAAATGGAAGAACAAGACAAAGAAATGGAAAGCATTGGGGAG actggtcgACTGTATTTGAGGAATCTTGCTTATGATGCTTGTACGGAGGAAATCTTGGAAGAAACCTTTTCAAAATATG GACCAGTCACTGACATTCATTTACCAATCGATAAATTTACTAAGAAGATCAAGGGTTTCGCATTCATCACGTTTATGATGCTGGAGCATGCAGTGAAGGCATTtactgagttggatggtacgaTCTTTCAGGGTCGTATGTTACACATTTTACCCGGACAAGAAAAGGTTGATCACAATGAAAAAGAATCTG GTCCtgaatcatttaaaaaaaagaggGAGAAAGAGAAGAAAGCTAAAGCTATGAG TTCACACAACTGGAATACACTGTTCCTTGGTGCTAATGCTGTAGCTGATGTGATGGCTGAAAAATATGGAAAAGCAAAAAGTGATATTTTAACCTCT GATGGTAAGCAGAGTTTGGGTGTTAGAATGGCTCTCGGGGAGACCCAGGTTGTTGCTGAAACGAGACAGTTTTTGATAGAGAATGGAGTTCAGCTGGATGCATTTAGTCAG attgCTTCGGCTCGaagtaaaactgtgattcTGGTCAAGAATCTTCCGGCTGGAACTAAACATGAAAGTATTCGAGATTTATTCTCTAAACACGGAGAGCTGGGTCGAGTATTGATACCTCCATCTGGAGTTACAGCCATCGTCGAATTCCTAGAACCAACCGAAGCTAAAACGGCTTTCAGAAGATTAGCTTACACCAAG TTTGAACACGTTCCGCTTTATTTGGAATGGGCTCCAATTGAAGTTTTTAAAACTGCATCGAACACAACGGATGAAAATATGGATTCCAAAACAACGGACAGTgtagaaaatacaaaaacaacTGAAGATTCTGAGAAAACAATGGATGATGAGGAGGATTCTGAGATAGAACCAGATTCTACTGTATTCGTGAAAGGATTAAATTTTGACACGACTGATGAAACCCTGAAAGAAGCATTCTCGCAATGTGGCCGTATTCATAGCGCGAGTGTGGCTAAGAAgaaagatatgaaaaatccgGGACAATTTTTGTCGATGGGTTATGGCTTTGTTACATTCACCAGAAAAGATGATGCACAGAAAGCGTTAAAAGAACTTCAACGGactaaaattgatgatttcaCCGTTGAATTAAAACTCTCGCAAAGAGCTACGGG agTTGTCGAATCCCATCGTaagaaacaaaaaattaagaaaCAAGTATCAACTAAAATTCTAGTCCGCAATGTTCCTTTTGAagcaaaagaaaatgaaataagagaATTGTTCAA AGTTTTTGGTGAATTGAAATCTGTTCGTTTGCCAACGAAATTAAGTGGTACAGGATCGCACAGGGGATTTGGATTTGTAGATTATCTCACGAAACAAGATGCAAAG AGAGCATTTGAAGCGTTATGTCACAGCACACATTTATTCGGACGCCGTCTTGTTTTAGAGTGGGCAGAATCTGAAGATTCTGTCGACCAGATACGTAAAAGAACAACTGATCATTATCATGAAG ggGAACCAGTGAAGAAACTCAAGAAGTCTAATTTGTTGTCGGGTTTAAAATCAGGAAGCGGATCAGTAGattaa
- the LOC141899905 gene encoding retinol dehydrogenase 14-like, with translation MSCCCICLVVAALIFLPLFILYLYLRLTVGRYSSDVDLTAKTVIITGANVGIGFETALDLATRNARIIFACRNLEKAEQAKQKIFEETGNRQLIVKHLDLASLDSVRKFSAEILKEENRLDILINNAGVVEVTPQKTKDGFEMMFGVNHLGHFLLTLLLKDLLMKSAPSRVVVVSSVAHMWAKITASEITADRLNTYNRSQYGVSKLMNILFTRELSQQWKDSGVTVNALHPGAVQSELLRNLPPVLQFMFDKILCKIFYKTTKEGAQTSIYVAVAPELKHVTGEYFSDCKISKRLLEIARDDGVAKKVWEISEQFCGLK, from the exons ATGAGTTGCTGCTGTATTTGTTTGGTAGTTGCTGCGCTGATATTTCTACCgctgtttatattgtatttgtatttaagGTTGACAGTCGGTCGATATTCATCTGATGTTGATTTAACAGCGAAAACTGTCATAATCACAGGAGCTAATGTCG GTATTGGATTTGAGACTGCTCTAGATTTGGCGACAAGAAATGCCAGGATTATCTTTGCCTGTCGTAACTTAGAAAAAGCGGAACAagcaaaacagaaaatatttgaagaaaCCGGCAATAGACAATTAATCGTCAAACATCTCGATCTGGCCAGTTTAGATTCGGTCAGAAAATTTTCTGCTGAAATCTTGAAGGAAGAAAACCGTTTAGATATTCTGATCAATAATGCAGGAGTTGTAG AAGTGACACCGCAGAAAACTAAAGATGGTTTTGAAATGATGTTTGGTGTCAATCATCTGGGCCATTTCTTACTTACACTTCTTTTGAAAG atttattgatgaaatcaGCTCCGAGTCGAGTTGTAGTCGTTTCCTCTGTTGCTCATATGTGGGCTAAAATCACAGCTAGTGAAATAACAGCTGACAGATTAAACACATATAACCGTAGCCAATACGGAGTATCAAAGCTAATGAATATACTGTTTACAAGGGAACTTAGTCAACAGTGGAAAGATTCCG GTGTGACTGTGAATGCCCTTCATCCGGGAGCTGTTCAATCTGAATTACTACGTAATCTGCCTCCAGTGCTCCAGTTTATGTTTGACAAAATATTGTGCAAGATCTTCTACAAG ACAACTAAAGAAGGAGCTCAGACCTCAATCTACGTCGCTGTGGCGCCCGAACTGAAACATGTAACCGgagaatatttttcagattgtaAAATCAGTAAACGTTTACTCGAAATTGCTCGAGATGATGGAGTTGCGAAGAAAGTTTGGGAGATAAGTGAGCAATTTTGTGGCCTGAAATGA
- the LOC141898684 gene encoding protein neuralized-like, translated as MGNAHQSARGDIMQNTGPQAAMYFHDNHSDNIAVEGTRKRARRIDSFCKGICFGSRPVQPGEKIYVRFADISTSWSGVLRFGYTSHDPQSINSRTLPRYACPDLTSKSGYWCKALGERFAEVGNVVFFYIQRNGDVMYGVNGEEKGVFFSGVNSNLTVWPLVDVYGNTIAVEFCDGPQVINTDIGIGPTLPLSTPNNVRPKSTERVSNPNLPVRYHTITGSLLFNDFHGRNIQISDDKRYATRKPEEYCNAYGFTARPIRWGEKMVIQIQGIDRSFVGGLAFGLTSCNPASIDSDSLPDDADLLLDRREYWVVNKNLCVNPELGDELTIKVADTGEVYYGRNDKDLNCLMHVDTTLPLWAFFDLYGNITKVKSLGVCGETQRSPGQMSQPTPSISGQAGTVSDSGSNGDKDSKECVICYENITDTVLYACGHMCICSSCAGTLRKQRNPLCPICRQPVKDVIKIYRS; from the exons ATGGGGAATGCTCATCAGAGCGCTAGAG GAGATATAATGCAAAACACAGGACCACAGGCTGCGATGTATTTTCACGATAACCACAGCGATAACATAGCAGTTGAAGGTACGAGAAAACGGGCGCGTCGAATTGACAGTTTTTGTAAAGGAATTTGTTTCGGCAGCCGGCCAGTTCAACCGGGTGAAAAAATCTACGTTCGTTTTGCCGATATATCGACCAGTTGGAGCGGAGTTTTAAGATTCGGATATACGTCACACGACCCACAATCTATAAATAGCCGTACTCTGCCGCGTTACGCTTGTCCTGATCTGACTAGTAAGAGCGGATACTGGTGCAAGGCTCTCGGTGAAAGATTCGCCGAAGTTGGAAACGTCGTATTTTTCTATATTCAAAGAAATGGTGATGTTATGTACGGAGTAAATGGTGAAGAGAAAGGAGTGTTTTTTTCTGgtgtaaattcaaatttaacggTCTGGCCACTCGTAGATGTGTATGGTAATACGATAGCTGTGGAATTCTGTG atGGACCACAAGTGATCAATACTGATATCGGAATAGGTCCCACCCTACCGCTGTCGACACCGAATAACGTTCGACCGAAATCAACAGAGCGTGTTAGTAATCCGAATCTACCGGTCAGATATCACACGATCACCGGCAGTCTACTGTTCAATGATTTCCATGGTAGAAATATTCAGATTTCCGACGATAAACGGTACGCGACCCGAAAACCGGAGGAGTACTGCAACGCGTACGGATTCACCGCTCGTCCGATTCGATGGGGAGAAAAGATGGTGATTCAGATTCAAGGAATCGATCGTTCGTTCGTTGGTGGTTTAGCGTTCGGTCTGACGTCGTGTAATCCGGCATCGATAGATTCCGATTCGTTGCCCGATGATGCCGATTTATTACTTGATAGACGTGAATATTGGGTCGTCAATAAAAACCTGTGCGTGAATCCGGAATTAGGAGATGAATTAACCATTAAAGTCGCGGATACTG GTGAAGTTTATTATGGAAGAAATGATAAGGACTTGAACTGTTTAATGCACGTTGATACCACTTTACCTTTGTGGGCTTTCTTTGATTTATATGGAAACATAACTAAAGTTAAATCATTAG GCGTGTGCGGAGAGACTCAAAGATCACCCGGACAGATGTCTCAACCAACTCCTTCCATTTCTGGACAAGCAGGAACAGTTTCTGATTCAGGATCAAATGGTGATAAAGATAGTAAAGAATGTGTTATTTGTTATGAGAATATAACAGACACTGTGCTATACGCATGTGGACACATGTGTATATGTTCTAGTTGCGCGGGGACCCTCAGAAAACAACGTAATCCACTATGTCCTATTTGTCGCCAACCCGTCAAAGACGTCATTAAAATCTATCGTTCCTAA